A window from Brachyhypopomus gauderio isolate BG-103 chromosome 6, BGAUD_0.2, whole genome shotgun sequence encodes these proteins:
- the LOC143516826 gene encoding uncharacterized protein LOC143516826 isoform X2 yields MLKRPKPNKEAVAQLLDLEFDARRAFINSDTVKDQDRPAIILQAYPCFKEVDHVMDELRRILDRSNPDFISDLKTRWESFYGKAQFYGVFKKVLRPPTTQDKVTQSIAMMKALPELFPSPVALPKKLGHASEVMVHILEPTENPNIYLQRRQVFNPVLIICESNCMLAIGSTPVTTLPKENIDTEQLQA; encoded by the exons ATGTTAAAAAGACCGAAACCTAATAAGGAGGCAGTTGCTCAGCTACTTGACCTTGAGTTTGATGCTCGTAGAGCCTTCATCAACTCTGACACAGTGAAAGACCAAGACAGACCTGCTATCATACTGCAAGCATACCCCTGTTTCAAAGAAGTAGATCAT GTTATGGATGAACTTCGTCGTATCCTTGACAGATCTAACCCTGACTTTATTTCTGACCTGAAGACCCGCTGGGAAAGCTTTTATGGCAAAGCACAGTTCTATGGGGTTTTTAAAAAGGTTCTGAGACCCCCAACAACACAGGACAAAG TGACACAATCTATAGCTATGATGAAGGCGCTTCCTGAGCTGTTCCCATCACCTGTGGCCCTACCCAAGAAGTTGGGACATGCAAGTGAGGTAATGGTGCATATTCTTGAG CCCACAGAAAACCCAAACATCTACCTTCAGAGAAGACAAGTCTTCAATCCAGTGCTGATCATTTGTGAAAGCAACTGCATGCTGGCCATTGGGTCTACACCTGTGACAACCCTTCCAAAAGAAAACATAGACACAG AACAATTGCAAGCTTAA
- the LOC143516826 gene encoding uncharacterized protein LOC143516826 isoform X1, producing MLKRPKPNKEAVAQLLDLEFDARRAFINSDTVKDQDRPAIILQAYPCFKEVDHVMDELRRILDRSNPDFISDLKTRWESFYGKAQFYGVFKKVLRPPTTQDKVTQSIAMMKALPELFPSPVALPKKLGHASEVMVHILEPTENPNIYLQRRQVFNPVLIICESNCMLAIGSTPVTTLPKENIDTGVLYLLAYYYTFHLTYPKCIATLLSILQTEVLQDAIHDRDATSSYKKALSEWKKFIGE from the exons ATGTTAAAAAGACCGAAACCTAATAAGGAGGCAGTTGCTCAGCTACTTGACCTTGAGTTTGATGCTCGTAGAGCCTTCATCAACTCTGACACAGTGAAAGACCAAGACAGACCTGCTATCATACTGCAAGCATACCCCTGTTTCAAAGAAGTAGATCAT GTTATGGATGAACTTCGTCGTATCCTTGACAGATCTAACCCTGACTTTATTTCTGACCTGAAGACCCGCTGGGAAAGCTTTTATGGCAAAGCACAGTTCTATGGGGTTTTTAAAAAGGTTCTGAGACCCCCAACAACACAGGACAAAG TGACACAATCTATAGCTATGATGAAGGCGCTTCCTGAGCTGTTCCCATCACCTGTGGCCCTACCCAAGAAGTTGGGACATGCAAGTGAGGTAATGGTGCATATTCTTGAG CCCACAGAAAACCCAAACATCTACCTTCAGAGAAGACAAGTCTTCAATCCAGTGCTGATCATTTGTGAAAGCAACTGCATGCTGGCCATTGGGTCTACACCTGTGACAACCCTTCCAAAAGAAAACATAGACACAGGTGTGCTCTATCTTTTAGCATACTACTACACATTTCATCTGACCTATCCAAAGTGCATCGCAACACTCCTGTCAATACTGCAAACAGAAGTTCTGCAGGATGCCATTCATGATAGGGATGCAACTTCATCCTACAAAAAAGCTTTGTCAGAGTGGAAAAAGTTCATTGGGGAGTAG
- the LOC143516115 gene encoding E3 SUMO-protein ligase ZBED1-like: MDVAVKESGLAPHIKCFAHTLNLASQAGLSVNRVSRLLGRVRCIAAFFHRSATATAVLAAKQNLLQLPQHRLIKDIITWWNSSLEMLERYLEQQAAVTAALVSTEIRRNVRDIDTLDSSDVSDAEDIVKLLKTATTVLSDENNPTVSLILPLKHMIEQSMEPIEEDSATVANIKRAILKDISSRYTGEHDYLLESTALDPRFRALPHVHHEQREGVFHRIMKKAVQLQCEQTVKETEKVGATIDLTSTAHGTVQGQPPFKKTALEDLLGDCFTEPPPAAQTNNGVEAEIQMYRKDPPIPLRSLNEYFQQQGTL; the protein is encoded by the exons ATGGACGTAGCCGTGAAAGAGTCTGGGCTTGCACCACATATTAAGTGTTTTGCCCACACTTTAAATCTGGCTTCCCAAGCAGGCCTAAGTGTAAACCGCGTCAGTCGGTTGCTGGGTCGAGTGAGATGCATAGCCGCCTTCTTTCACCGAAGCGCCACGGCCACCGCCGTGTTGGCGGCTAAACAGAATCTACTGCAGCTCCCACAGCACAGACTCATCAAGGATATAATCACATGGTGGAATAGCTCTCTGGAAATGCTTGAGCGCTATCTGGAACAACAAGCAGCCGTAACGGCAGCTCTCGTTAGTACAGAGATACGTCGAAATGTCCGTGACATCGACACTTTGGACAGCTCCGACGTCAGTGACGCTGAGGATATTGTGAAACTTCTGAAAACAGCGACCACCGTGCTGTCCGATGAAAACAACCCCACAGTCTCACTCATCTTGCCGCTGAAGCACATGATTGAGCAGAGCATGGAGCCCATCGAAGAGGATTCTGCCACCGTGGCTAACATTAAGAGGGCCATACTGAAAGACATCTCGAGCAGATACACTGGGGAGCATGATTATCTACTAGAGAGCACAGCACTGGATCCTAGATTTCGAGCTCTGCCCCATGTACACCACGAGCAGCGGGAGGGTGTCTTCCATAGGATCATGAAAAAAGCAGTCCAGCTGCAATGTGAACAG ACtgtaaaagaaacagaaaaggtGGGAGCAACAATTGACCTGACAAGCACAGCACATGGAACTGTTCAGGGACAGCCACCTTTCAAGAAGACAGCACTAGAAGATCTGCTTGGGGACTGTTTTACTgaaccaccaccagcagcacagACCAACAATGGGGTAGAGGCAGAAATTCAAATGTACAGAAAAGACCCTCCAATTCCACTGAGGAGCT TGAACGAGTATTTTCAGCAGCAGGGGACATTGTAA